Proteins from a genomic interval of Caulobacter rhizosphaerae:
- a CDS encoding IclR family transcriptional regulator — MSDRKYTAPALEKGLDILDLLAAHGQAMTLSQISVALERSVGEIFRMIHVLEFKGFIETAPGAEGYELTNRLFRLGMARAPVKTLLEAALPPMRELAARVEQSCHLAQASREQIVVVARIENPGYYGYSVRTGHRRDIVEATSGMVLYAFQPPPVQARWREVIFAGVSQADQTAFLAHAERVVRQGYWRAESDLAPNITDVSAPIMADGAAIAALTMPYICKRGVRPVEETIAEVQATAAAISREIQGVA; from the coding sequence ATGTCGGATCGCAAGTACACCGCGCCGGCCCTGGAGAAGGGGCTGGACATCCTCGATCTGCTGGCGGCCCACGGCCAGGCCATGACCCTTTCCCAGATCTCGGTGGCGCTGGAGCGGTCGGTCGGCGAGATCTTCCGGATGATCCACGTGCTGGAGTTCAAGGGCTTCATCGAGACGGCCCCGGGCGCGGAAGGCTATGAGCTGACCAACCGGCTGTTCCGGCTGGGCATGGCGCGCGCCCCGGTCAAGACCCTGCTGGAGGCGGCGCTGCCGCCGATGCGCGAGCTGGCCGCGCGGGTCGAGCAGTCCTGCCACCTGGCCCAGGCCTCGCGCGAACAGATCGTCGTCGTGGCCCGGATCGAGAACCCCGGCTACTACGGCTATTCGGTGCGCACCGGCCATCGGCGCGACATCGTGGAGGCGACCTCGGGGATGGTGCTCTACGCCTTCCAGCCGCCGCCCGTGCAGGCCCGGTGGCGCGAGGTGATCTTCGCCGGGGTTTCGCAGGCCGACCAGACCGCGTTCCTGGCCCATGCCGAGCGCGTGGTCCGGCAAGGCTATTGGCGCGCCGAAAGCGACCTGGCGCCGAACATCACCGACGTCTCCGCGCCCATCATGGCCGACGGCGCCGCCATCGCGGCCCTGACCATGCCCTACATCTGCAAGCGTGGCGTGCGGCCGGTGGAAGAGACCATCGCCGAGGTCCAGGCCACCGCCGCGGCGATCTCCCGCGAGATCCAGGGCGTCGCCTGA
- the galA gene encoding beta-galactosidase GalA — MSNMNLDRRRFLWASSAIALAGASPALGWAGVAVPERSYPMPQLKAPGERISLDQGWRFHLGDVPFPKIRGHGWSYANAKAGNAQGAASFEYDDSDWRELDLPHDWVVEGPFDKDENLAQGYRPRGKAWYRRALRLDPADRGKHLSIEFGAIATQATVWFNGSVVAHNWSGYNALQIDLTPFARYGDELNSIAVRVDADLMEGWWYEGGGIYRHVWLTKRAAVHIADDGVHADPRRDAAGRWTLPVVATLGNIGSKAEAVEVEAQLVDPWGKVVGAGRVAAEVPSLDQAEARLVLEVASPRLWSVDDPALYTVRTRVWRGGQQVDEAITSTGFRTLRFDPDQGFFLNDQSLKIQGVCLHQDHAGVGVAVPDSLWDFRLRRIKAMGANAVRCAHNAPAPEMLQAADRLGVLILDENRNFNPSPDYMRQLEWLIRRDRNHPSVFLWSVFNEEPMQGTEAGYQMVRRMVAAVKRLDDSRPVTAAMNDGMFTPINVSQAVDVVGFNYQPDRYDRFHAEHPNLPMMSSEDTSAFMTRGEWFTDRARNILAENDEEPSSWGTTHRKGWEAIAKRPFVAGAFLWSGIDYRGEPTPFEWPSASSFFGAMDLCGFPKMAFFLHRAQWIKDRPLLDLAPHWTWPGKEGQPIKVMALTNAEAVELRLNGRLISRQAVDPFVMPSWTVPYAPGRLEAIGYVGGKPVSKAVVETAGPPVALRLTPDRTVLTGDGADAAPITVEALDKAGRPVPTANLPVTFEIANGRIIGLGNGDPNCHEPEKGNARSLFNGLAQVIVQSEQGSSGVMRLSASAPGLRSAQVQLTVQPGTLLAEPRTSPVSILSDWRMSPMASTRPDPLAKPADNDMNSWTWAKPGTLQDADPGGGFVLYRLVFTPRAKVRRGGGKLVFGRLTGPAEVYIDGVKVAAKPDAAAGALTTALPAKDGERTVAVLMAVAPGQPFGMGAPVVVEEVG; from the coding sequence ATGAGCAACATGAACCTGGACCGTCGTCGTTTCCTTTGGGCAAGTTCGGCCATCGCCCTGGCTGGCGCATCACCCGCCCTGGGCTGGGCGGGCGTCGCGGTCCCCGAGCGATCCTATCCCATGCCGCAGCTCAAGGCGCCCGGGGAGAGGATCTCGCTGGACCAGGGCTGGCGCTTCCATCTGGGCGACGTGCCGTTTCCCAAGATCAGGGGGCATGGCTGGTCCTACGCCAACGCCAAGGCCGGCAACGCCCAGGGCGCGGCGTCGTTCGAGTATGACGACAGCGACTGGCGCGAACTGGACCTTCCGCATGACTGGGTGGTCGAAGGGCCGTTCGACAAGGACGAGAACCTGGCCCAGGGCTATCGTCCGCGCGGCAAGGCCTGGTACCGCCGGGCGCTACGGCTGGATCCCGCCGATCGCGGCAAGCACCTGTCCATCGAATTCGGCGCGATCGCCACCCAGGCCACGGTGTGGTTCAACGGCAGCGTCGTGGCCCACAACTGGAGCGGCTACAACGCCCTGCAGATCGACCTCACCCCGTTCGCCCGCTACGGCGACGAGCTCAACAGCATCGCCGTGCGGGTCGACGCCGATCTGATGGAAGGCTGGTGGTACGAGGGCGGCGGCATCTATCGCCACGTCTGGCTGACCAAGCGCGCGGCCGTGCATATCGCCGACGACGGCGTCCATGCCGATCCGCGGCGGGACGCGGCGGGGCGCTGGACCCTGCCGGTCGTCGCCACCCTGGGCAATATCGGATCCAAGGCCGAGGCGGTCGAGGTCGAGGCCCAGCTGGTCGATCCCTGGGGCAAGGTGGTGGGCGCCGGCCGCGTCGCCGCCGAGGTCCCGTCGCTGGACCAGGCCGAGGCCCGGCTGGTCCTGGAGGTCGCGAGCCCGCGCCTGTGGTCGGTGGACGATCCGGCGCTCTACACGGTGCGCACCCGCGTCTGGCGCGGAGGCCAGCAGGTCGACGAGGCGATCACCTCGACCGGTTTCCGCACGCTGCGGTTCGACCCCGACCAGGGCTTCTTCCTCAACGACCAGTCGCTGAAGATCCAGGGCGTCTGCCTGCATCAGGACCATGCCGGGGTCGGCGTGGCCGTGCCCGACAGCCTGTGGGATTTCCGGTTGCGCCGGATCAAGGCCATGGGCGCCAATGCGGTGCGTTGCGCCCACAACGCCCCGGCCCCGGAGATGCTCCAGGCGGCCGACCGGCTGGGCGTGCTGATCCTCGACGAGAACCGCAACTTCAACCCCAGCCCTGACTACATGCGGCAGCTGGAATGGCTGATCCGCCGCGACCGCAACCATCCCAGCGTCTTCCTGTGGTCGGTTTTCAACGAAGAGCCGATGCAAGGCACGGAGGCGGGCTACCAGATGGTTCGGCGCATGGTCGCGGCCGTCAAGCGGCTGGATGACAGCCGCCCCGTCACCGCCGCGATGAACGACGGCATGTTCACTCCGATCAACGTCTCGCAGGCCGTGGATGTCGTGGGCTTCAACTACCAGCCCGACAGGTATGACCGGTTCCACGCCGAGCATCCGAACCTGCCGATGATGAGTTCGGAGGACACCTCCGCCTTCATGACCCGCGGCGAATGGTTCACCGATCGCGCGCGCAACATCCTGGCCGAGAACGACGAGGAACCGTCGTCCTGGGGCACGACCCATCGCAAGGGCTGGGAGGCGATCGCCAAGCGTCCGTTCGTGGCGGGCGCCTTCCTGTGGTCGGGCATCGACTATCGCGGCGAACCCACGCCGTTCGAATGGCCCTCGGCCAGCTCGTTCTTCGGGGCGATGGATCTTTGCGGCTTCCCGAAGATGGCGTTCTTCCTGCACAGGGCGCAATGGATCAAGGACCGGCCGCTGCTGGACCTGGCCCCGCACTGGACCTGGCCGGGCAAGGAGGGGCAGCCGATCAAGGTGATGGCCCTGACCAACGCCGAGGCCGTCGAGCTGCGCCTCAACGGCCGGCTGATCTCGCGCCAGGCGGTCGATCCCTTCGTCATGCCGTCCTGGACCGTGCCCTATGCGCCCGGCCGGCTGGAGGCGATCGGCTATGTCGGCGGCAAACCGGTGTCGAAGGCGGTGGTCGAGACGGCGGGTCCGCCGGTCGCCCTGCGCCTGACGCCGGATCGGACCGTCCTGACCGGCGACGGCGCCGACGCCGCGCCGATTACGGTCGAGGCCCTGGACAAGGCCGGGCGGCCGGTCCCCACGGCCAATCTGCCGGTGACCTTCGAGATCGCCAACGGACGGATCATCGGCCTGGGCAATGGCGATCCCAACTGCCACGAGCCGGAGAAGGGAAACGCTCGAAGCCTGTTCAACGGCCTGGCCCAGGTGATCGTGCAGAGCGAACAGGGTTCCAGCGGCGTCATGCGCCTTTCGGCCTCGGCGCCGGGGCTGCGGTCCGCACAGGTTCAACTGACCGTCCAGCCCGGGACGCTGCTGGCTGAGCCGCGGACCTCGCCGGTCTCGATCCTGTCCGATTGGCGAATGTCGCCGATGGCCTCGACGCGACCCGATCCCTTAGCCAAGCCGGCCGACAACGACATGAATTCCTGGACCTGGGCCAAGCCCGGTACGTTGCAGGACGCCGATCCGGGCGGTGGCTTCGTGCTCTATCGGCTGGTCTTCACGCCGCGCGCGAAGGTGCGGCGGGGCGGCGGCAAGCTGGTGTTCGGCCGCCTGACCGGTCCGGCCGAGGTCTATATCGACGGCGTCAAGGTGGCGGCCAAGCCTGACGCCGCGGCTGGCGCGCTGACGACGGCGCTGCCGGCCAAGGATGGCGAGCGGACCGTGGCGGTGCTGATGGCCGTGGCGCCGGGCCAGCCTTTCGGCATGGGCGCCCCCGTGGTCGTCGAGGAAGTCGGTTGA
- a CDS encoding FadR/GntR family transcriptional regulator translates to MLRVLALEIMDGVYDVTGFPSETALLHRFQVSRSFLREVIRGLTAKGFLSVKTRVGATVRRAEHWSHFDRDVLRWRLGAGGDPVFGEDLRAMCLGLECEAARRAAKRRSVDDLETLQQCLNDLAAEPSDAGARALQRAFRLTICAASDRPVMRSLSGLIEAQLLYDARCGHGSAAARAKAMRRAFAAIRDGDEAAAAAAMRDVIG, encoded by the coding sequence ATGCTGCGCGTCCTGGCCCTGGAAATCATGGACGGCGTCTACGACGTGACCGGCTTTCCGAGCGAAACGGCGCTGCTGCATCGGTTCCAGGTCTCCCGTTCGTTCCTGCGCGAAGTCATTCGGGGCCTGACCGCAAAAGGGTTCCTGAGCGTCAAGACGCGGGTCGGAGCCACGGTCCGCCGGGCGGAACACTGGAGCCATTTTGACCGGGATGTCCTGAGATGGCGTCTGGGGGCGGGCGGCGATCCCGTGTTTGGCGAAGACCTGCGCGCGATGTGTCTGGGTCTGGAGTGCGAGGCGGCGCGCCGCGCGGCCAAGCGGCGTTCGGTCGACGACCTGGAGACCTTGCAGCAGTGTCTGAACGATCTTGCGGCGGAGCCGTCCGACGCAGGGGCTCGCGCCCTCCAGCGGGCCTTCAGGCTGACCATCTGCGCGGCGTCGGACCGGCCGGTCATGCGCTCCCTGTCGGGCCTGATCGAAGCTCAACTGCTGTACGACGCCCGCTGCGGACACGGATCGGCGGCGGCGCGGGCCAAGGCGATGCGCCGGGCCTTCGCCGCGATCCGGGACGGTGACGAGGCCGCCGCCGCCGCCGCCATGCGCGATGTGATCGGCTGA
- a CDS encoding heparinase II/III domain-containing protein, with protein MRDVMRRVSGLVLAACLIGGAAQAQTLRSGHPYLAFSDRHVAQFRARVAEDPDAKAAWDHAHGQADEALTRKPANDRELNAALMDLALAYRMTGERRYADRAKALLDVYAARPNWVTDKPLLARTPVWNSDLGMGTSAYVYGLTFDAIHDALTPAERDRLARALVKGAIKPILGDWVDGAERIHSLDTMGHNWFSHIVFGAGVAAIAVKTEEPQADAWIRRIDEAAEEWAAYDGGAIETKPQHFASNGAFVESINYADFAVEGYLRFKRAWLDAFTEKPAPTPRLDGVADLFIQNLYPTGVGALSSNFGDGNPTASGAHALINLWASGDQKPRYLWYLDQVRSNPGQDVWSEPENMVQWPSAKARAEAARGPDLPTRWIDRDLGSATMRSSWSPDATYLALRSGFTWNHNHADAGSFILWHKGKPLLIDSGNSSYSRPEYDGYYRQSVAHNVVTLDGKAEPASNTYDGSHFPGRVDHLVDAGDLRFVWADATGPNASVFERKYRSFLWLGDVILVIDDLKGWQPGQFEWLLHYEGEAKRQGQVITVRNGDAEVAVQPLFPQTLPDGGLPTDYPELLRMAQGAGLRDHAPDEAQPYLRLQAPGVSDRMKFIVALTPNGPASAPRIERFETKDYLMVRLHQKGQVTDVYFNLLADGRIRHRNANADLGGWETDAYILALTYPEGGTPRKPERWFVADGSYLRREGQVELDSLSKAFVVRTAGKRGAEASIEGQPVLAVRLGCDGARSITVEGAAAACERDVALVRRTRAAR; from the coding sequence GTGCGTGACGTGATGCGGCGGGTGTCCGGCCTGGTCCTGGCGGCCTGCCTGATCGGCGGGGCGGCCCAGGCCCAGACCTTGCGGTCGGGGCACCCTTACCTGGCCTTCAGCGACCGCCACGTCGCGCAGTTTCGCGCCCGGGTGGCCGAGGACCCCGACGCCAAGGCGGCTTGGGACCATGCGCACGGCCAGGCCGACGAGGCGTTGACCCGCAAGCCGGCCAACGACCGCGAGCTCAACGCCGCCCTGATGGACCTGGCCCTGGCCTACCGCATGACCGGCGAGCGCCGCTACGCCGACCGCGCCAAGGCCCTGCTGGACGTCTATGCGGCCCGCCCCAACTGGGTCACCGACAAGCCGCTGCTGGCCCGCACCCCGGTCTGGAATTCCGACCTGGGCATGGGGACCAGCGCCTATGTCTACGGCCTGACCTTCGATGCGATCCATGACGCCCTGACCCCGGCCGAGCGCGACCGCCTGGCCAGGGCCCTGGTCAAGGGCGCCATCAAGCCGATCCTGGGCGACTGGGTCGACGGGGCGGAGCGGATCCACAGCCTCGACACCATGGGCCACAACTGGTTCAGCCACATCGTGTTCGGCGCGGGCGTGGCGGCCATAGCGGTCAAGACCGAAGAGCCCCAGGCCGACGCCTGGATCCGGCGCATCGACGAGGCCGCCGAGGAATGGGCCGCCTATGACGGCGGCGCGATCGAGACCAAGCCCCAGCACTTCGCGTCCAACGGCGCCTTCGTCGAAAGCATCAACTACGCCGACTTCGCCGTGGAGGGCTATCTGAGGTTCAAGCGAGCCTGGCTTGACGCCTTCACCGAAAAGCCCGCGCCGACGCCGCGTTTGGACGGAGTCGCCGACCTGTTCATCCAGAACCTCTATCCAACCGGGGTGGGCGCGCTGTCGTCCAACTTCGGCGACGGCAATCCCACCGCCAGCGGGGCGCACGCCCTGATCAACCTGTGGGCCAGCGGCGACCAGAAGCCCCGCTATCTCTGGTATCTGGACCAGGTCCGCTCCAATCCCGGCCAGGATGTCTGGAGCGAGCCGGAGAACATGGTGCAGTGGCCTTCCGCCAAGGCGCGCGCGGAGGCGGCGCGCGGGCCGGACCTGCCGACCCGCTGGATCGACCGGGACCTGGGCTCGGCGACGATGCGCTCGTCCTGGTCGCCGGACGCGACCTATCTGGCGCTCCGTTCCGGCTTCACCTGGAACCACAACCACGCGGACGCCGGCAGCTTCATCCTCTGGCACAAGGGCAAGCCGCTGCTGATCGACTCCGGCAACAGCAGCTATTCGCGGCCCGAATACGACGGCTACTATCGGCAAAGCGTGGCCCACAATGTCGTCACCCTGGACGGCAAGGCCGAGCCGGCCAGCAACACCTATGACGGCTCGCATTTCCCCGGGCGGGTCGATCACCTGGTCGATGCGGGCGACCTGCGCTTCGTCTGGGCCGACGCCACGGGGCCGAACGCCAGCGTCTTCGAGCGCAAGTATCGCAGCTTCCTGTGGCTGGGCGACGTGATCCTGGTGATCGACGACCTGAAGGGCTGGCAGCCGGGTCAGTTCGAGTGGCTGCTGCACTACGAGGGTGAGGCCAAGCGGCAAGGTCAGGTGATCACGGTCAGGAATGGCGACGCCGAGGTGGCCGTCCAGCCGCTGTTTCCGCAGACCCTGCCCGACGGCGGCCTGCCCACCGACTATCCCGAACTGCTGCGCATGGCCCAGGGCGCCGGCCTGAGGGACCACGCGCCCGACGAAGCCCAGCCCTATCTGCGCCTGCAGGCGCCGGGCGTCTCCGACCGCATGAAGTTCATCGTCGCCCTGACCCCTAACGGTCCGGCCAGCGCGCCACGGATCGAGCGTTTCGAGACCAAGGACTACCTGATGGTGCGGCTTCACCAGAAGGGGCAGGTGACCGACGTCTATTTCAACCTGCTGGCCGACGGCCGGATCCGTCACCGCAACGCCAACGCCGATCTCGGCGGCTGGGAGACCGACGCCTACATCCTGGCGCTAACCTATCCCGAGGGCGGGACGCCGCGGAAGCCCGAACGCTGGTTCGTGGCGGACGGCAGCTACCTGCGCCGCGAGGGCCAGGTGGAGCTCGATTCGCTGTCCAAGGCGTTCGTGGTCAGGACGGCCGGCAAGCGGGGGGCCGAGGCCAGCATCGAGGGCCAGCCCGTCCTCGCCGTCCGCTTGGGCTGCGATGGCGCGCGGTCGATCACCGTGGAGGGGGCGGCCGCCGCTTGCGAGCGTGACGTCGCGCTGGTCCGTCGAACCCGCGCCGCGCGATGA
- a CDS encoding putative 2OG-Fe(II) oxygenase: MTSDHDLKLVAPFSPTILKATMPDGMVERLNARIDDLLGRQDEVAARDWSAHLAGVVSTEMRFTDVIREMSEVTDFLYDVARTYAYRCENALMHYGDYERTEELADKKLRIQIKEGWVNDMVAGDYNPAHFHQGCLFSSVGYLRVPPDYEAEFRADKARQNTAGCLQFIDSRSAVGVRNLFVVKPAVGEFYLWPSWMLHCVYPFRSPGVRRSIAVNLSLA; the protein is encoded by the coding sequence GTGACCAGCGACCACGACCTGAAGCTTGTGGCGCCGTTCAGCCCGACCATCCTCAAGGCGACGATGCCGGACGGGATGGTCGAGCGGCTGAACGCCCGCATCGACGACCTGCTGGGGCGGCAGGACGAGGTCGCCGCCCGCGACTGGTCCGCGCACCTGGCCGGCGTGGTCAGCACCGAGATGCGGTTCACCGACGTCATCCGCGAAATGTCCGAGGTCACCGACTTCCTCTACGATGTCGCGCGCACCTACGCCTACCGCTGCGAAAACGCGCTCATGCACTACGGCGACTACGAGCGGACCGAAGAGCTGGCCGACAAAAAGCTGCGGATCCAGATCAAGGAAGGCTGGGTCAACGACATGGTCGCCGGCGACTACAATCCCGCCCATTTCCACCAGGGCTGCCTGTTCAGCAGCGTCGGCTACCTTCGCGTGCCGCCCGACTACGAGGCCGAGTTCCGGGCCGACAAGGCGCGGCAGAACACCGCCGGGTGCCTGCAGTTCATCGACAGCCGCAGCGCCGTGGGCGTGCGCAACCTGTTCGTCGTCAAGCCGGCGGTGGGCGAGTTCTACCTGTGGCCGTCCTGGATGCTGCACTGCGTCTATCCGTTCCGGAGCCCAGGCGTGCGCCGGAGCATCGCGGTCAACCTGTCCCTGGCCTAG
- a CDS encoding TonB-dependent receptor plug domain-containing protein has product MVLALVAGASALSAPGAYAQTATPPKAAAAKPAAQDNSEISTVDQVIVTGVMAGTAAKKANVSFSVLNEDDMSKFTPISADDMLRDMPGVVVESNDGVARNEVFTRGMTIGTGANTSGYFWTTILEDGLPVVPFKFSGFQDGYFYRADISTSRVESVRGGSSATGVTTSVGSTFNYITGTVRPGGVIQTRLGFEGEDLHLSWKQVDGAYGWVNKAGDAGVGVSGFYRRSNGQVDPGWDLNHGGQFKVNLYKEYQGAGGSGAFNVILKHLDDTNAELTTFQQPTYGYQDAQEIPGFGRDVNLFMNGGEQTVPNYFKPGGHTLDPSAGYRYKQDAISLNWRHDTDGAWGFTGALRVQKSDYRGQSYKPQGLASLASAAATRERFGLNIDNLDRTPGYYEFYNAAGALVARVANNVAGSQLGTNYRTGAACPRVTATTWQTNSLCIVANSLPNRDIDMRGGLVTATIPSANGRFNSGVVPVGSASQDLVLQTRAEDNDRGSKDFMGNFTASYHGESYGLNFGVYVARSHQANDNWANGLGVSAWADGQVQNLNVKYVTASGTTYQLTDAGGWGSYGSGLFTTVSQRAKILEVSPYAGFNWSPGKHWDFNGSIKYQHFNAKTHSETWDTRNAGAASLTNGGLDGDPLTVYDNVYMTQTASKVIRADRALGVVDYSVSAGYNFNAKHKIYYRYTDAKQPAAGVINRYSTVAALVRPLGPTAFIKGHELAYTFGDRKFNGQVTAFYQSFAVNDYPTAVDTDNVSTYLLPENFNTYFTRGIESWAKWRITRNLEWSPSVTYLNGKTTAAYNWLNTGANGLGAADDVLRVDAGILARSPKWTVSNTVSYRYKDFRFNVRHRFMDERKLNTNALDHRFLPKQDNVDVSVQYEGLAKTKVTVDVRNLFDTQYVSAYDPMISSNLPANVQVYDVVAQLPESGYLLKRNAPRSVWLTVRKEF; this is encoded by the coding sequence ATGGTTCTGGCGCTGGTCGCCGGCGCGAGCGCGTTGTCGGCGCCCGGCGCGTACGCTCAGACCGCGACCCCGCCCAAGGCCGCGGCGGCGAAGCCTGCGGCCCAGGACAACAGCGAGATCAGCACCGTCGACCAGGTGATCGTCACCGGCGTCATGGCCGGAACCGCGGCCAAGAAGGCCAATGTCTCGTTCTCGGTGCTGAACGAAGACGACATGTCCAAGTTCACGCCGATCAGCGCCGACGACATGCTGCGCGACATGCCCGGCGTCGTGGTCGAATCCAATGACGGCGTGGCGCGCAACGAGGTCTTCACGCGCGGCATGACCATCGGCACCGGCGCCAATACGTCGGGCTACTTCTGGACGACCATCCTGGAAGACGGCCTGCCGGTCGTGCCGTTCAAGTTCAGCGGCTTCCAGGACGGCTACTTCTACCGCGCCGATATCTCGACCAGCCGGGTCGAGTCGGTGCGCGGCGGTTCGTCGGCCACCGGTGTGACCACGTCCGTGGGCTCCACGTTCAACTACATCACCGGCACGGTCAGGCCGGGCGGGGTCATCCAGACCCGCCTGGGCTTCGAGGGCGAAGACCTTCACCTGTCGTGGAAGCAGGTCGACGGGGCGTATGGCTGGGTCAACAAGGCCGGCGACGCGGGCGTCGGCGTCAGCGGCTTCTACCGCCGGTCGAACGGCCAGGTGGATCCCGGGTGGGACCTGAACCATGGCGGCCAGTTCAAGGTGAACCTCTACAAGGAATACCAGGGCGCCGGCGGGTCCGGCGCCTTCAACGTGATCCTCAAGCACCTGGACGACACCAACGCCGAGCTGACGACCTTCCAGCAGCCGACCTACGGCTACCAGGACGCACAGGAGATCCCGGGCTTCGGCCGGGACGTGAACCTGTTCATGAACGGCGGCGAGCAGACCGTTCCGAACTATTTCAAGCCGGGCGGCCACACGCTCGATCCGTCGGCCGGCTATCGCTACAAGCAGGACGCCATTTCGCTGAACTGGCGCCACGACACGGACGGCGCCTGGGGCTTCACGGGCGCGCTCCGTGTCCAGAAATCCGACTATCGAGGCCAGTCCTACAAGCCCCAGGGCCTGGCGTCGCTGGCCTCGGCGGCGGCGACGCGCGAGCGTTTCGGCCTGAACATCGACAACCTCGACCGCACGCCCGGCTACTACGAGTTCTACAACGCCGCCGGGGCCCTGGTCGCCAGGGTCGCCAACAACGTGGCCGGCTCGCAGTTGGGAACGAACTACCGCACCGGCGCGGCCTGTCCGCGCGTCACGGCGACCACCTGGCAGACCAACAGCCTGTGCATCGTGGCCAATAGCCTGCCCAATCGTGACATCGACATGCGCGGAGGCCTGGTCACCGCCACCATCCCCAGCGCGAACGGCCGCTTCAATTCCGGAGTCGTGCCGGTCGGCAGCGCCTCGCAGGACCTGGTGCTCCAGACCCGGGCCGAGGACAACGACCGCGGGTCGAAGGACTTCATGGGCAACTTCACCGCCAGCTACCACGGCGAGTCGTATGGCCTGAACTTCGGCGTGTACGTGGCTCGGTCCCATCAGGCCAACGACAACTGGGCCAACGGCCTGGGCGTCTCGGCCTGGGCCGACGGGCAAGTCCAGAACCTGAACGTCAAATATGTCACGGCGTCGGGAACGACCTATCAGCTGACCGACGCCGGCGGCTGGGGCTCATACGGCAGCGGCCTGTTCACGACGGTGTCGCAGCGGGCCAAGATCCTGGAAGTTTCGCCCTATGCCGGCTTCAACTGGTCGCCTGGCAAGCACTGGGACTTCAACGGAAGCATCAAGTACCAGCACTTCAACGCCAAGACCCATTCGGAGACCTGGGACACGCGCAACGCCGGCGCCGCGTCGCTGACCAACGGCGGGCTCGATGGCGATCCGCTGACCGTTTACGACAATGTCTACATGACCCAGACGGCGTCGAAGGTCATTCGCGCCGACCGGGCGCTGGGCGTCGTCGACTACAGCGTGTCGGCTGGGTACAACTTCAACGCCAAGCACAAGATCTACTATCGATACACCGACGCCAAGCAGCCGGCGGCGGGCGTCATCAATCGCTACTCGACGGTGGCCGCCCTGGTTCGTCCGCTCGGTCCGACCGCGTTCATCAAGGGCCACGAACTGGCCTACACGTTCGGTGATCGCAAGTTCAACGGCCAGGTCACCGCCTTCTACCAGAGCTTCGCGGTCAACGATTATCCGACGGCCGTCGATACGGACAACGTCTCGACCTATCTGCTGCCGGAAAACTTCAACACCTACTTCACGCGCGGGATTGAATCGTGGGCGAAGTGGCGGATCACCCGGAACCTCGAGTGGTCTCCGTCCGTGACTTACCTGAACGGCAAGACGACCGCGGCCTATAACTGGCTGAACACCGGCGCCAACGGCCTGGGCGCGGCCGACGATGTCCTTCGTGTCGATGCGGGGATCCTGGCCCGGTCTCCGAAGTGGACGGTCAGCAACACCGTTTCCTACCGATACAAGGATTTCCGCTTCAACGTTCGTCACCGTTTCATGGACGAACGCAAGCTCAACACCAATGCGCTGGACCATCGCTTCCTGCCCAAGCAGGACAATGTGGACGTCTCGGTGCAATACGAAGGCCTGGCCAAGACCAAGGTCACCGTCGACGTGCGCAACCTGTTCGATACGCAGTATGTCTCGGCCTACGATCCGATGATCAGCAGCAATCTTCCGGCCAACGTCCAGGTCTACGACGTCGTCGCCCAGCTGCCGGAGTCCGGCTACCTGCTCAAGCGCAACGCGCCGCGGTCGGTCTGGCTGACCGTCCGCAAGGAGTTCTAG